One window of Dysgonomonas mossii genomic DNA carries:
- the mnmA gene encoding tRNA 2-thiouridine(34) synthase MnmA encodes MKIAALVSGGVDSSVVVHQLKEQGYDPTIFYIRIGMEDEQGYIDCPAEEDIEITTYIAKKYGCKMEVVSLHEEYWENVVSYTIDAVKRGLTPNPDMMCNKLIKFGCFEQKWGHEFDKIATGHYATTTEINSKTWLSTAKDHVKDQTYFLGQIDYLQVSKLMFPIGNLLKSKVRAIAAQAGLPSAQRKDSQGICFLGKINYNDFIRRYLGERRGKIVELETGRILGKHDGYWYHTIGQRKGLGLSGGPWFVIKKDTKRNIVYVSNGYDPETQYGKVVNLAGFSFITEDIWGDFEGSKDITFKIRHTPEFTRGRIEKIGDLYRIYSDDKVQGIASGQFGVVYDSDSKLCIGSGMIANDED; translated from the coding sequence ATGAAAATTGCAGCGTTGGTATCGGGAGGCGTAGATAGCTCTGTGGTTGTACATCAACTTAAAGAACAAGGCTACGATCCTACGATATTTTATATACGAATAGGTATGGAGGACGAACAAGGTTATATTGATTGTCCTGCAGAAGAAGATATAGAAATTACAACATATATTGCTAAAAAATATGGTTGTAAAATGGAAGTGGTATCATTACATGAAGAGTATTGGGAGAATGTAGTGAGCTATACAATAGATGCGGTGAAGCGTGGTCTTACTCCCAATCCAGACATGATGTGCAACAAGCTGATCAAATTTGGATGTTTCGAACAAAAATGGGGACACGAGTTTGACAAGATAGCGACAGGTCACTATGCTACAACTACAGAAATAAATAGCAAGACGTGGCTGTCGACAGCTAAGGATCATGTTAAAGATCAGACCTATTTTCTTGGACAAATAGATTACCTACAGGTTTCTAAGCTCATGTTTCCGATAGGTAACTTGCTTAAAAGCAAAGTCAGGGCTATTGCTGCACAGGCAGGACTGCCATCGGCTCAACGTAAGGATAGCCAAGGTATTTGTTTTTTGGGTAAGATCAATTATAATGATTTTATTCGCCGATATCTGGGAGAGCGCAGAGGTAAGATTGTAGAGCTGGAAACAGGTAGAATACTGGGTAAGCATGATGGGTATTGGTATCATACCATAGGGCAACGCAAAGGCTTAGGGCTGAGTGGCGGACCTTGGTTTGTAATCAAGAAAGATACCAAACGAAACATTGTGTATGTTTCTAACGGATACGACCCGGAAACCCAATATGGGAAAGTGGTAAATCTGGCCGGATTTTCTTTTATCACCGAAGATATTTGGGGCGACTTTGAAGGCTCTAAAGATATAACATTCAAGATACGTCATACCCCTGAATTTACCAGAGGCAGAATTGAAAAAATAGGGGACTTATACCGTATATATTCTGATGATAAAGTGCAAGGTATTGCTTCCGGGCAGTTTGGTGTGGTGTACGACAGCGACTCTAAACTGTGTATTGGTAGTGGTATGATTGCAAATGATGAAGATTAA
- a CDS encoding phosphotransferase enzyme family protein → MKETLINLGYKFAFDGTVKEIRPMGEGLINDTFFVETEGNSPNYILQRKNKNIFKDIPSMMENIHKVTTHLKHKIKEQGGDPLREALTVTPTTEGKLYYKDEENEYWAACLFIEDTITYQFADSPELAAQGGKGIGKFQAMLADMKGPLADILPGFHNMRIRFSQWDDVLAKDPVGRKSQVQQEIGWIENRRKEMLDFWTKAETGELPMRVTHNDTKISNILFDKQENVLCAIDLDTVLNSICLNDYGDAIRSYANAGKEDDENLDNVYLKMDIFEGYTKGYLSETKVFLTPAEIENLAFSAKYITFEQVLRFLMDYIDGDNYYKVKYDTHNLVRTRAQYKLLESIDKNYNQMLAIIDKLAK, encoded by the coding sequence ATGAAAGAAACACTAATAAATTTGGGCTACAAATTTGCTTTTGACGGAACAGTAAAAGAAATTCGCCCTATGGGAGAGGGACTTATCAACGATACTTTCTTTGTAGAAACAGAAGGAAACAGCCCCAACTATATTCTTCAACGCAAGAATAAAAACATTTTCAAAGACATTCCATCCATGATGGAAAATATCCATAAGGTAACCACACACCTAAAGCATAAGATAAAAGAACAAGGTGGAGATCCGCTTCGTGAAGCACTTACCGTTACTCCCACAACCGAAGGGAAGTTATATTACAAAGACGAAGAAAATGAATATTGGGCAGCCTGCTTATTTATAGAAGATACGATAACATATCAATTTGCCGATTCGCCTGAGCTGGCAGCACAGGGAGGGAAAGGCATCGGAAAATTTCAGGCTATGCTGGCTGATATGAAAGGACCTCTGGCAGATATACTACCCGGATTTCATAATATGCGCATACGTTTCAGCCAGTGGGATGATGTGTTGGCTAAAGATCCCGTAGGCAGAAAATCGCAGGTACAGCAGGAAATAGGTTGGATAGAGAACCGTAGAAAAGAGATGTTGGACTTCTGGACAAAAGCAGAGACAGGGGAACTACCGATGCGTGTGACTCACAATGATACTAAAATAAGCAATATCTTGTTCGACAAACAAGAAAATGTACTCTGTGCAATCGATCTCGATACGGTGCTTAACAGCATCTGCCTAAATGATTATGGTGACGCCATTCGTTCTTATGCAAATGCAGGTAAAGAAGACGATGAAAATCTCGACAATGTGTATCTCAAAATGGATATTTTTGAAGGTTACACCAAAGGCTACCTCTCCGAGACAAAAGTATTTCTTACTCCAGCCGAAATAGAGAACCTTGCATTTTCAGCAAAGTATATCACATTCGAACAAGTGCTTCGCTTCCTGATGGATTACATAGACGGTGACAATTATTATAAGGTTAAATATGACACGCATAATTTAGTACGTACCCGTGCACAATACAAATTATTAGAATCAATAGACAAGAATTACAATCAAATGTTGGCAATTATAGATAAATTGGCAAAATAA
- a CDS encoding YebC/PmpR family DNA-binding transcriptional regulator: MGRAFEYRKATKLKRWGNMARVFTKLGRQITIAVKEGGPEPDTNPRLRVLVQQAKKENMPKENVERAIKKATSKDEADYKEVVYEGYGPFGIAIVVETATDNPTRTVANVRSYFNKHNGSLGTSGSLEFLFDHKCVFKIAPKEGVSLEDLELELIDYGVDELEHDEDDIILYGEFKSYSEIQKYLEENGYEIHSAEFERIPNDLKELTKEQQEQIQKLLDKFEDDDDVQNVFHNMKEDFEE, translated from the coding sequence ATGGGAAGAGCGTTTGAATACCGCAAAGCGACAAAGCTGAAACGCTGGGGGAATATGGCCCGCGTATTTACTAAGTTGGGGAGACAAATTACTATAGCTGTGAAAGAAGGCGGTCCCGAGCCGGATACCAATCCTCGTCTTCGTGTATTGGTACAGCAGGCAAAAAAAGAAAATATGCCTAAGGAGAACGTAGAACGTGCCATCAAAAAAGCTACATCGAAAGATGAGGCTGACTATAAAGAGGTGGTATATGAAGGATACGGACCTTTTGGTATTGCTATAGTAGTAGAAACTGCGACAGACAATCCTACCCGTACGGTGGCTAATGTGCGTAGCTACTTCAATAAGCATAACGGATCTCTTGGTACATCAGGTAGCCTTGAGTTTTTGTTCGACCATAAATGCGTATTTAAGATTGCACCCAAAGAAGGTGTTTCGCTAGAAGACCTAGAGCTCGAATTGATCGATTATGGTGTGGATGAATTAGAACACGATGAAGACGATATTATCCTTTATGGTGAATTCAAATCTTACTCCGAAATCCAAAAATATCTTGAAGAAAACGGCTATGAAATCCATAGTGCCGAATTTGAACGCATTCCGAACGATCTGAAAGAACTAACAAAAGAGCAGCAGGAGCAAATCCAGAAATTGCTGGATAAGTTTGAGGACGATGATGATGTTCAGAATGTTTTCCACAATATGAAAGAAGACTTCGAAGAATAA
- a CDS encoding trimeric intracellular cation channel family protein, which produces MFFFADLTNIEVVDIIEVLGTIAFAISGIRLASAKRFDWFGAIVIGFVTATGGGTLRDLLLDVPVFWMQASRYIWCTLFAFIIVLGFRKYLVHLNNTIFWFDCIGLGLFVVVGYEKALALGYPIWVCVSMATITGIVGGIIRDILINEVPIVFTQELYAVACILGGILFSVLYYFDIQLLVIEVSTAVFVVVIRFFATRYHIKLPILKGED; this is translated from the coding sequence ATGTTCTTTTTTGCTGATTTGACAAACATAGAGGTTGTCGATATAATTGAAGTATTGGGTACAATAGCATTTGCCATCAGTGGTATCCGTTTGGCTTCGGCGAAGCGTTTCGACTGGTTTGGCGCTATTGTTATTGGCTTTGTGACCGCTACCGGAGGAGGAACACTTCGTGATCTTCTTCTCGATGTTCCCGTATTTTGGATGCAGGCGAGCCGTTATATATGGTGTACGCTTTTCGCTTTTATCATAGTGCTTGGTTTTCGTAAATATCTGGTTCATCTCAATAATACGATATTTTGGTTCGACTGTATCGGTCTCGGGCTATTTGTTGTAGTAGGATATGAGAAGGCTTTGGCGCTCGGTTATCCGATATGGGTATGTGTATCTATGGCTACCATAACCGGTATAGTAGGGGGGATAATACGAGATATTCTTATCAATGAAGTCCCGATCGTATTTACTCAGGAACTATATGCCGTCGCTTGTATTTTGGGTGGAATATTGTTTAGTGTTCTTTATTATTTCGATATCCAGCTGTTAGTGATAGAAGTTTCCACAGCCGTATTTGTAGTGGTGATTCGATTTTTTGCTACCAGATATCATATCAAATTACCGATACTGAAAGGAGAGGATTAG
- a CDS encoding ABC-F family ATP-binding cassette domain-containing protein, with translation MITVSNLGIQFGKRVLFQDVNLKFTSGNCYGIIGANGAGKSTLLKILSGEKDATTGTFSLGPGERLSVLSQDHFAFDDQTVMNTVLQGHSTLWSIMQEKDTLYAKEDFSDADGIRASELEERFAELEGWNAENDAAMLLSGLGVTEDLHYQMMGDMSGKQKVRILLARALFGNPDNLLLDEPTNDLDIETVMWLENYLANAENTILIVSHDRHFLDSVCTHTVDIDFGKVTMFAGNYSFWYESSQLALRQQQQQNKKAEEKKKELEEFIRRFSANVAKSKQTTSRKKMLEKLNIEEIKPSSRKYPGIIFTPDREPGNKILEVNGLSKSIEGKVLFNNVSFNIEKDDKVIFLSKDPRAMTAFFEIINEYAKPDAGTFSWGQTITNAYLPLDNSDYFKEDLNLIDWLSQFSDDTSEIYIKGFLGRMLFSGEEVLKNTKVLSGGEKMRCMIARMMLKSANCLVLDSPTNHLDLESIQAFNNTLIQFKGNVLMASHDHEFIQTVCNRVIELTPNGIIDKIMDYDDYITSEDIKSLRNKMYK, from the coding sequence ATGATAACAGTTTCTAATCTAGGGATTCAGTTTGGAAAAAGAGTACTTTTCCAAGACGTGAATCTTAAATTTACAAGTGGCAATTGCTATGGTATAATCGGCGCTAATGGCGCAGGGAAATCTACACTTCTCAAAATACTTAGTGGCGAAAAAGATGCTACAACCGGAACGTTTTCTTTAGGACCGGGTGAGCGTCTCTCTGTATTGTCTCAAGATCACTTTGCGTTTGATGATCAAACGGTAATGAACACCGTTCTGCAAGGGCACAGTACGCTATGGAGTATTATGCAAGAAAAAGATACTCTGTATGCTAAAGAAGATTTTTCGGATGCAGATGGTATCAGAGCATCGGAGCTTGAAGAACGATTTGCCGAACTTGAGGGATGGAATGCAGAGAATGACGCAGCAATGCTACTTAGCGGACTTGGCGTAACCGAGGATTTGCACTATCAGATGATGGGCGATATGAGCGGTAAGCAAAAAGTACGTATTTTGTTAGCACGTGCCTTGTTTGGCAACCCTGACAACCTGCTTCTCGATGAGCCTACCAACGACCTTGATATTGAAACTGTAATGTGGTTGGAAAACTATCTGGCAAATGCAGAGAATACAATATTGATTGTGTCGCACGACCGTCACTTTTTAGACTCTGTGTGTACACATACTGTAGATATAGACTTTGGTAAAGTAACTATGTTTGCGGGTAACTATAGCTTCTGGTACGAATCGAGCCAATTAGCTTTGCGTCAGCAACAGCAACAGAATAAAAAAGCTGAAGAAAAGAAAAAAGAACTGGAAGAATTTATTCGTCGATTCAGTGCCAATGTAGCCAAGTCGAAGCAAACCACCAGCCGTAAGAAGATGCTTGAAAAGCTTAATATTGAAGAAATTAAGCCATCGTCTCGCAAGTATCCGGGAATCATCTTCACACCTGATCGTGAGCCCGGAAATAAGATATTGGAGGTAAACGGGCTGAGCAAATCGATAGAAGGGAAAGTATTATTCAACAATGTCAGCTTCAACATAGAAAAAGACGACAAGGTTATCTTCCTTTCGAAAGATCCGCGTGCAATGACTGCTTTCTTTGAGATAATAAATGAGTATGCTAAGCCTGATGCTGGAACATTCAGCTGGGGACAAACTATTACCAACGCTTATCTACCATTGGATAACAGTGATTATTTTAAAGAAGATCTGAATCTGATCGACTGGCTATCACAATTTTCTGATGACACAAGCGAAATCTATATAAAGGGATTTTTGGGTAGAATGCTATTTTCGGGTGAAGAAGTACTAAAAAACACAAAAGTACTCTCAGGGGGCGAAAAAATGCGCTGTATGATAGCACGCATGATGTTAAAGAGCGCAAACTGCCTTGTTCTCGACTCACCTACCAACCATTTAGATTTGGAATCGATACAGGCTTTCAACAATACACTCATTCAGTTTAAAGGGAATGTATTGATGGCGTCGCACGACCACGAATTTATACAAACTGTCTGTAATCGTGTAATAGAATTGACACCGAACGGAATTATCGACAAGATCATGGATTATGATGACTACATCACTTCGGAGGATATAAAATCATTACGAAACAAGATGTACAAATAA
- a CDS encoding riboflavin synthase, whose product MFSGIVEEAATVVSLRKEAENLHLTMKCSFTHELKIDQSVAHNGVCLTVVNLEGDTYTVTAIKETLERSNLGLLKVGDKVNLERSMLMNGRLDGHIVQGHVDQTAKCVEIREADGSWYFKFEYEFDREMAKKGYLTVDKGSVTVNGVSLTVVDPTNNTFEVAIIPYTYEHTNFHQFKVGSVVNLEFDIIGKYISRITQL is encoded by the coding sequence ATGTTTTCAGGAATAGTAGAAGAAGCAGCAACAGTAGTATCGTTACGTAAAGAAGCCGAAAACCTGCACCTTACAATGAAATGTTCATTTACTCACGAATTGAAGATAGACCAGAGTGTGGCGCATAACGGTGTTTGTCTTACAGTGGTAAATCTGGAGGGAGATACATATACAGTGACAGCTATAAAGGAAACATTGGAGCGCTCAAATCTTGGCTTGCTGAAAGTCGGTGATAAAGTAAATCTAGAACGCAGTATGCTGATGAACGGACGCCTCGATGGTCATATTGTACAGGGACATGTAGACCAGACAGCAAAATGTGTTGAAATACGTGAAGCAGACGGTAGCTGGTACTTTAAGTTCGAATATGAATTTGACCGGGAAATGGCAAAAAAAGGATATCTTACTGTTGATAAAGGTTCTGTTACTGTTAACGGTGTCAGTCTTACCGTGGTTGATCCTACAAATAATACATTTGAGGTTGCTATTATTCCATATACATACGAGCATACGAACTTCCATCAATTTAAAGTAGGTAGTGTGGTTAATCTCGAATTTGATATTATAGGTAAATACATCAGCCGCATCACTCAACTTTAA
- a CDS encoding transglutaminase-like domain-containing protein, whose protein sequence is MRRIALFICYMIMASYCLYAQSNSSTTIKANSETVKIIVNGSISNESMPFSDQRSDTIKVPININPLDFSLYTDTDSIKTRIPENSKFTFNIEKAGMKPLVIIIQNGIETNEITFDTVEQNSDLKFIYESGMNNPYLERLKKEYPIDSIAAKGKTDLEKVRNISSWVHKLWKHNGYNTPEKNDALYILEEVKKGQQFRCVEYGIVTTACLNAIGLPSRTLALKRKDVETTPSGAGHVVMEVFLNDFDKWVMVDPQWDAIFCLNDIPLNAVELQKAITEKKDIQILSDDKELNPDQYIAWIYPYLYYFSHKFDNRENIPKEDKIKINGKSDIMLVPIGAKHPTIFQRKFPIDYCVYTHSVLDFYSKPY, encoded by the coding sequence ATGAGAAGAATTGCATTATTCATTTGTTATATGATCATGGCATCATATTGTTTATATGCCCAATCAAACAGTAGTACAACCATAAAGGCTAATTCTGAAACAGTAAAGATCATTGTAAATGGATCAATATCAAATGAATCAATGCCATTTTCGGATCAGAGAAGCGATACGATCAAAGTTCCGATCAACATTAATCCTCTTGATTTCTCTCTTTATACAGATACTGACAGTATAAAAACACGTATTCCTGAAAATAGCAAGTTCACATTTAATATAGAAAAAGCCGGAATGAAGCCTTTGGTTATCATTATTCAAAACGGTATTGAAACAAATGAGATAACTTTTGATACAGTAGAACAAAATAGTGACCTCAAATTCATTTATGAAAGTGGAATGAATAACCCATATTTGGAACGATTGAAAAAAGAGTATCCAATAGATAGCATTGCAGCCAAAGGAAAAACAGACTTGGAGAAAGTACGAAATATATCGTCATGGGTGCATAAGCTTTGGAAACACAATGGATACAATACTCCCGAAAAAAATGACGCATTATATATTCTAGAGGAAGTAAAAAAAGGTCAACAATTTCGTTGTGTAGAATACGGGATAGTAACAACCGCTTGTCTGAACGCCATAGGGCTGCCATCCCGCACATTAGCACTAAAGAGAAAAGACGTGGAAACAACCCCATCCGGCGCAGGACATGTAGTAATGGAAGTTTTTTTGAACGACTTCGACAAATGGGTAATGGTAGATCCTCAATGGGACGCCATCTTCTGCTTAAACGATATACCATTGAATGCCGTAGAATTACAAAAGGCTATAACAGAAAAAAAAGATATACAGATACTATCTGACGATAAAGAACTCAATCCTGATCAATATATAGCATGGATATATCCCTATTTATACTACTTTTCGCACAAGTTTGATAATAGAGAAAATATACCTAAAGAGGATAAAATAAAAATAAATGGCAAATCGGATATAATGCTTGTACCAATAGGAGCTAAACACCCTACTATTTTCCAACGAAAGTTCCCTATAGACTATTGTGTTTATACCCATTCGGTGCTTGACTTTTATAGTAAGCCTTACTAA
- a CDS encoding DMT family transporter has translation MRLTPKQEGNIIMFIVICVFAINIPVNKYVYSHGYLSSFGMTLMRMLFGALAFWFTSLFTPKEKIEKKDMPILFVGGLFGMVLNQGLFAYGLSRTSTIDASIITTAGPLFAMIIAAIVLKEPVTAKKVGGVVVGAAGAIFLVYTSHLGHPGQEADMIGNLSVASASFSYAFYLVITRPLSTKYSPITLMKWMFLYSAIVLSPIFYKEITEAPLFSQKDILPYLLVGFTLVGATFFTYMMIPLAQRRIRPTTIAMYNNLQPLIASFIAISVGMDKFTIDKLIAGILIFMGVYLVTASKSKADIDKATQNIN, from the coding sequence ATGAGATTGACACCAAAACAAGAGGGGAACATTATAATGTTCATTGTGATTTGCGTATTTGCAATCAATATCCCTGTCAACAAATATGTATATTCTCATGGATACCTTTCTTCGTTTGGCATGACGCTTATGCGTATGTTATTTGGAGCACTTGCTTTTTGGTTTACTTCTTTATTTACTCCAAAAGAAAAGATAGAGAAAAAAGATATGCCGATTCTGTTTGTCGGTGGGCTTTTCGGTATGGTACTCAATCAGGGGCTTTTTGCCTACGGTCTCAGCCGTACGTCTACTATCGATGCGTCTATAATAACTACGGCAGGACCCTTGTTTGCGATGATTATAGCAGCCATTGTACTAAAAGAACCCGTAACGGCAAAGAAAGTAGGAGGTGTGGTTGTCGGTGCTGCCGGTGCTATATTTTTGGTATATACGAGCCATTTGGGGCATCCCGGACAGGAAGCGGATATGATCGGAAACTTGTCGGTGGCGAGTGCTTCTTTTTCGTATGCTTTCTATCTGGTAATAACACGTCCGCTGTCAACAAAGTATTCACCTATCACATTGATGAAGTGGATGTTTCTTTACTCAGCGATTGTCTTGTCTCCAATTTTTTATAAAGAAATAACAGAGGCTCCGTTATTTAGTCAAAAGGATATATTACCCTATCTCCTTGTCGGGTTTACACTCGTGGGAGCTACATTTTTTACTTATATGATGATTCCATTGGCTCAACGGCGAATAAGGCCGACCACGATAGCGATGTATAATAATTTACAACCTCTCATCGCCTCCTTTATCGCAATATCGGTGGGAATGGATAAATTTACAATAGATAAACTGATTGCTGGTATCCTTATTTTTATGGGCGTGTATCTGGTAACAGCAAGTAAGTCGAAAGCGGATATAGACAAAGCAACTCAAAATATTAATTAA
- a CDS encoding nitroreductase family protein → MNKEDFYELVKHRQSTRAFDTTRAVDREIIARILDAGRLAPSACNAQPWHFIVVDEPELKNKVADAASARLLGMNHFTKQAPVHIVVVEEKVNLSSGIGGIVKDKHFAFLDIGIATAHICLAAQAEGLGSCILGWFAESKMKKLLNIPDNKRVVLDIIIGYPAQPLRDKKRKTTEEVISYNTYK, encoded by the coding sequence ATGAACAAGGAGGATTTCTACGAACTGGTGAAGCATCGCCAAAGTACACGAGCTTTTGATACTACACGTGCAGTAGATAGAGAAATCATAGCTCGCATACTTGATGCCGGACGTTTAGCTCCTTCGGCATGCAATGCGCAGCCGTGGCATTTTATTGTAGTCGACGAACCTGAATTGAAGAACAAGGTGGCCGATGCTGCTTCAGCTCGTCTGTTGGGGATGAATCATTTTACGAAGCAAGCTCCTGTTCATATCGTAGTAGTTGAAGAAAAAGTAAATTTGAGTTCGGGAATTGGAGGTATTGTAAAAGACAAGCATTTTGCATTTCTGGATATCGGTATAGCTACCGCACATATTTGCCTTGCAGCACAAGCTGAAGGTTTAGGTAGCTGTATATTAGGTTGGTTTGCAGAGTCGAAAATGAAGAAATTACTGAATATTCCAGACAACAAGAGAGTGGTACTCGACATTATTATCGGATATCCGGCTCAACCTTTACGAGACAAAAAACGAAAGACTACCGAAGAGGTGATTTCATATAACACATACAAATAG
- a CDS encoding PDZ domain-containing protein: protein MNKVLYIILLLLITPFYAKAQDYEKNCYYGITFEVSRNQNWGYGELVITGVEPNSPAEKSGIKIDDIIMEINGQATYLRDNQTIANWLFDNKYDPEVKFTIRNMNTYFKEYPLMRKCIATNSVSEKQLSEVYSFYSLENTNHQIFTLPLHVQTNSDVDFTDYHTYDFYDAGKNVPAIDKQITTLLEKELQSKGLVRDTSDPDIVVQAYYSYSPNNRYTGLNNPNYNPMSLRYDCDKNQLVLLPIFDSNDPKVGSSAQYVVEYGFSFYDRKYIDNSKLTQIWDCNIKDYLSAQYSLEDYVKLHTPLMLKQFPYTQNKREANYIVETNKYNYTGIYYDADDLGHIKDVDFNSPAYIAGIRPGYIIEKVNNRKFERNKDVLSAGYRYFIDDTMVFRDQTTRFTNSEGFSDCMFWSAGYYNDIAKEFTKPDYFTQFSYLYGFEKYINNKSDNKITIEAWDGIQRRIFQIVPEIRHSVTIRTL from the coding sequence ATGAACAAAGTACTTTATATTATTCTTCTTTTATTAATAACTCCCTTTTACGCAAAAGCCCAAGACTATGAAAAAAACTGCTATTACGGCATAACATTCGAAGTTAGCAGAAACCAGAACTGGGGTTATGGCGAATTGGTTATTACGGGAGTAGAGCCCAACTCTCCTGCCGAAAAATCAGGAATAAAAATAGATGATATAATAATGGAGATCAACGGGCAAGCTACATATCTGAGAGACAATCAGACCATTGCAAACTGGCTGTTTGACAACAAATATGATCCCGAAGTAAAATTTACAATTCGCAATATGAATACCTACTTTAAAGAGTATCCGCTTATGCGTAAATGTATTGCGACCAATTCAGTAAGCGAAAAACAATTATCTGAAGTATACTCTTTTTATAGCCTTGAAAACACCAATCATCAGATATTTACGCTGCCGCTACATGTCCAGACAAACTCTGATGTAGATTTCACAGATTATCACACGTACGACTTTTATGATGCGGGAAAGAATGTACCGGCTATAGACAAGCAAATTACAACCTTATTAGAAAAAGAATTACAGTCGAAAGGTCTGGTTAGAGATACTTCCGATCCGGATATAGTAGTACAGGCATATTACAGCTACTCGCCCAACAACAGATACACCGGGTTGAACAACCCGAATTATAACCCTATGTCGTTGAGATACGACTGCGACAAAAATCAACTGGTACTTCTACCTATATTTGATTCCAATGATCCTAAAGTAGGCTCTTCGGCTCAATACGTAGTGGAATATGGATTTAGCTTCTATGATCGTAAATACATAGATAATTCGAAGCTAACTCAAATATGGGATTGTAATATCAAAGATTATCTTTCTGCTCAGTATTCGCTCGAAGACTACGTGAAGCTTCATACACCTTTGATGCTCAAACAGTTTCCGTATACTCAAAACAAGAGAGAAGCTAATTATATTGTAGAAACAAACAAATATAATTATACAGGGATTTATTATGATGCAGATGATCTGGGACATATCAAAGATGTAGATTTTAATTCCCCTGCTTATATTGCCGGTATACGTCCGGGCTACATTATAGAAAAGGTAAACAACAGAAAGTTTGAACGCAACAAAGATGTCCTGTCTGCCGGATATCGTTATTTCATAGATGATACAATGGTATTCAGAGATCAAACCACTCGCTTTACCAACTCGGAAGGCTTTTCCGACTGTATGTTCTGGAGCGCAGGATACTATAATGACATTGCGAAAGAATTTACAAAACCCGATTATTTTACGCAATTTTCTTATCTGTATGGCTTCGAAAAATACATCAATAACAAATCGGATAATAAAATCACAATCGAAGCTTGGGATGGAATACAAAGACGTATTTTTCAAATCGTTCCTGAAATAAGACATTCTGTAACAATCAGAACTTTGTGA
- a CDS encoding DUF2238 domain-containing protein yields MEKKYWFFLIIFTLVAVWSGYQPYEAGLWFLEAGICLAAVIVLITTFKRFCFTDMTYIFILIHLIILFVGAHYSYARVPLFDWVKEVFDQDRNNYDKVGHFAQGFIPAMVARELLIRLDVVRKKGWIPFFVICICLAISAFYELIEWWTAVLSGDGAEDFLGTQGYVWDTQSDMFCAMIGAICMLIFFSRLQDRQINKMAHPDYSEKNN; encoded by the coding sequence ATGGAGAAGAAATATTGGTTTTTTCTTATCATCTTTACCCTGGTTGCCGTTTGGTCGGGGTATCAGCCCTATGAGGCCGGATTATGGTTTTTGGAAGCCGGGATATGCCTTGCGGCAGTCATTGTATTGATAACTACTTTCAAGCGATTTTGCTTTACGGATATGACCTATATTTTTATTCTCATCCATCTTATCATTTTGTTTGTGGGAGCTCATTATTCTTATGCCCGTGTACCGCTATTCGATTGGGTAAAAGAGGTTTTTGATCAGGACAGGAACAATTACGATAAGGTCGGGCATTTTGCACAAGGCTTTATTCCTGCTATGGTTGCTCGTGAGTTGCTCATACGTTTGGATGTGGTTCGGAAGAAAGGCTGGATTCCATTCTTCGTTATTTGCATTTGTCTAGCAATTAGTGCCTTTTACGAACTGATAGAGTGGTGGACTGCGGTTTTGTCGGGAGACGGAGCAGAAGATTTTCTGGGTACACAAGGGTATGTATGGGATACCCAGTCGGATATGTTTTGTGCTATGATCGGGGCTATTTGTATGCTGATATTCTTTTCAAGATTACAGGATAGGCAAATAAATAAAATGGCTCATCCTGATTATTCAGAAAAAAATAATTAA